Proteins co-encoded in one Pseudarthrobacter chlorophenolicus A6 genomic window:
- a CDS encoding TPM domain-containing protein, with the protein MRSKFKRILAVVGLTGLLAVPAGAAWAEDPVTLDPQTKIVDSAGVLGADKSKVEAAIKKLGTDHATVLHVVTVKKFENPTDREAWTDEVAQKANLGSNALIFAVATETRQYTLNKGGSKITSAQVENIKSTAIGPQLANDNYAQAAINAASAIGDAAGGGSGKLPSEGGAGAAVLVGTGVVAAGGAGAYLYFRNRRKKAAGQASSASYGPQGGQVDPLASLSVEELRRKSGSLLIEADDSIKSSEQELMFAQAQYGDSAVGNFTKALDEAKAHMTESFKLQQQLDDHIPDTEEQQRTWLGEIIRRSEAALASLQEQKADFDSLRELEKNAPQALAAVNAGARDADAKIASAEESLTTLRAKYADSALTQVSDNILQAKERLAFVKNASTAAQQKLDEGEASLAAVAVRAAEESLHQTNVLMDAISKLSSSLDEARNGLEAAVVDTSQDLAQARAMIQSGAHPELAGPVAGVEAALAQVKAEIQGGKIDPIATLQRVETAHQSLDQSLTGIRDQQEQARRAQASLQQTIMSAQAQISATSDYITARRGGVGTEARTRLAESQRNLDYALSIARTDPVTALTYAQQAHALAAQAAQLAQADVDHFDGYANQGYGRGGMFGGGGGGGLGGAILGGILINSILNGGGGGGWGGGHGDGGGGFGGDSGGFGGDMGGGWGGDSGGGGDF; encoded by the coding sequence ATGCGGTCAAAGTTCAAACGTATTCTCGCCGTCGTTGGCCTTACCGGCCTGCTGGCGGTTCCCGCCGGCGCGGCCTGGGCCGAAGATCCGGTCACCCTGGATCCCCAGACCAAGATCGTCGACTCGGCCGGAGTGCTGGGCGCAGACAAGTCCAAAGTGGAAGCTGCCATCAAGAAGCTTGGCACCGACCACGCCACCGTGCTGCATGTCGTTACCGTGAAGAAGTTCGAAAACCCCACTGACCGCGAAGCATGGACTGACGAAGTCGCCCAGAAGGCAAACCTGGGGTCCAATGCTCTTATCTTTGCGGTAGCAACAGAAACCCGGCAATACACCCTGAACAAGGGCGGCAGCAAAATCACGAGCGCCCAAGTTGAGAACATCAAATCGACAGCCATCGGGCCGCAGCTTGCCAACGACAATTACGCGCAGGCTGCCATCAACGCGGCATCGGCGATCGGGGACGCAGCCGGCGGCGGCAGCGGCAAGCTCCCGTCCGAGGGCGGCGCCGGCGCTGCCGTGCTCGTGGGCACAGGCGTTGTGGCCGCCGGCGGCGCCGGCGCCTACCTGTACTTCCGCAACCGCCGCAAGAAGGCAGCCGGCCAGGCCTCGAGCGCCAGCTACGGCCCCCAGGGTGGCCAAGTGGACCCGCTGGCTTCCCTCAGCGTCGAGGAACTTCGCCGAAAGAGCGGCTCACTGCTGATCGAAGCCGATGACTCCATCAAGTCCAGCGAACAGGAACTCATGTTCGCCCAGGCGCAATACGGCGACTCCGCCGTGGGCAACTTCACCAAGGCCCTGGACGAGGCCAAAGCCCACATGACCGAGTCGTTCAAGCTCCAGCAGCAGCTCGACGACCACATCCCGGACACTGAAGAGCAGCAGCGGACCTGGTTGGGCGAGATCATCCGGCGGTCGGAGGCCGCGCTGGCCTCCCTGCAGGAGCAGAAGGCAGATTTCGACTCGCTGCGCGAACTCGAAAAAAATGCTCCCCAGGCACTGGCCGCCGTGAACGCCGGAGCACGAGACGCCGACGCAAAAATTGCCAGCGCCGAAGAGTCGCTCACCACGCTGCGCGCCAAGTACGCCGACAGTGCCTTGACCCAGGTGTCCGACAACATCCTGCAGGCCAAGGAACGCCTGGCGTTCGTCAAGAACGCCAGTACCGCAGCACAACAGAAACTGGACGAGGGCGAAGCAAGCCTCGCCGCCGTGGCTGTCCGCGCTGCCGAGGAAAGCCTCCACCAGACGAACGTCCTGATGGACGCCATCTCCAAGCTCTCTTCCAGCCTCGACGAAGCCCGGAACGGCCTTGAGGCCGCCGTGGTGGACACCTCCCAGGATTTGGCACAAGCCCGGGCGATGATCCAGTCCGGTGCCCACCCCGAGCTTGCTGGCCCGGTAGCGGGCGTCGAGGCTGCCCTGGCCCAGGTCAAAGCCGAAATCCAGGGTGGCAAGATCGACCCCATTGCCACACTGCAGCGGGTTGAGACTGCCCACCAGTCCCTTGACCAGTCGCTGACCGGAATCCGCGACCAGCAGGAGCAGGCTCGCCGGGCCCAGGCCTCGCTGCAGCAGACCATCATGTCCGCCCAGGCGCAGATCAGCGCCACCTCGGATTACATCACCGCCCGCCGGGGCGGCGTCGGCACTGAAGCGCGCACCCGTTTGGCGGAATCACAGCGGAATCTGGACTACGCGCTCTCCATTGCCCGGACCGATCCCGTCACGGCCCTCACCTACGCACAGCAGGCACACGCCCTCGCCGCGCAAGCAGCGCAGCTGGCGCAGGCCGACGTGGACCACTTTGACGGCTACGCCAACCAGGGCTACGGCCGGGGCGGCATGTTCGGCGGCGGCGGAGGCGGCGGCCTGGGCGGAGCCATCCTGGGCGGCATCCTGATCAACTCCATCCTCAACGGCGGCGGCGGTGGCGGCTGGGGCGGCGGCCACGGTGACGGCGGGGGCGGATTCGGCGGAGACTCCGGCGGCTTCGGTGGCGACATGGGCGGCGGCTGGGGCGGCGACTCCGGCGGCGGCGGCGACTTCTGA
- a CDS encoding S1C family serine protease, with product MTENQSSGHGPEDGRSTSRNPWQQPTMPGDGPTDARHADNAGAGPDASGNQGTDGNAPTHANTGGVDQGRQYPTEQFDRQGGDNPTREIPRGQQPEYPQRQPFYGQSAYYGQNPQHQQNQHNGNAHHYGPPPAGTAHGAPAGGVGLAPNAKDAPRRKATFGVGTLVASILAAGLVGGGVATVGSGELFGSTGTSTTASSNSQPGTVIVNNQDSVNEITAAAVKASPSVVTISATSGSSGGTGSGIVLDDQGHILTNTHVVTLDGQSANASLEIRTSGGKVVPAKLVGTDPLSDLAVIKVDDTSGLTPATLGDSSKLNVGDTAIAIGSPLGLTGTVTDGIVSTLNRTISVASSAAPEGGDNSQGGDEGFQFAPPGGGQSQQNSSQGSIAINVIQTDAAINPGNSGGALVNSKGEIIGVNVAIASAGSGTSSSSSGNIGVGFSIPINNAKRVAQEIIDNGKASHGQLGVSVKAKTTSGASSEFSVGADVATVEANSPAANAGIKVGDVITKFNDLTIGEPNQLTAAVREQPAGSSVKITVLRSGKEQTFDVKLGTAAS from the coding sequence ATGACTGAGAACCAAAGTTCCGGGCACGGCCCCGAGGACGGCCGGTCCACCAGCCGGAATCCATGGCAGCAGCCCACGATGCCGGGAGACGGTCCCACGGACGCTCGGCATGCGGACAATGCGGGTGCCGGTCCTGACGCATCAGGAAACCAGGGCACGGACGGCAATGCTCCTACCCATGCGAACACCGGGGGAGTTGACCAGGGCCGCCAGTACCCCACGGAGCAGTTCGACCGTCAGGGCGGGGACAACCCCACCCGGGAAATCCCGCGGGGACAGCAGCCCGAGTACCCGCAGCGCCAGCCGTTCTACGGCCAGTCGGCCTATTACGGGCAGAACCCGCAGCACCAGCAGAACCAGCACAACGGAAACGCGCACCACTACGGCCCGCCGCCCGCCGGAACTGCCCACGGGGCGCCCGCCGGCGGTGTTGGACTTGCCCCCAACGCCAAGGACGCTCCCCGGCGCAAGGCGACGTTCGGCGTCGGGACCCTGGTGGCCAGCATCCTTGCTGCCGGCCTCGTCGGCGGCGGCGTGGCCACGGTAGGTTCCGGCGAGCTGTTCGGCAGCACGGGAACCTCCACGACGGCCAGCAGCAACAGCCAGCCGGGCACCGTGATCGTCAACAACCAGGACAGCGTCAACGAGATCACCGCGGCAGCCGTGAAGGCGTCGCCGAGCGTGGTCACCATCAGCGCCACGAGCGGGAGTTCCGGCGGAACGGGCTCGGGCATCGTCCTTGACGACCAGGGCCACATTCTCACCAACACCCACGTGGTGACCCTGGACGGCCAATCCGCCAACGCCAGCCTGGAGATCCGCACCAGCGGTGGCAAGGTGGTTCCCGCCAAGCTGGTGGGCACCGACCCGTTGTCCGACCTCGCCGTTATCAAGGTTGATGACACGTCCGGCCTCACGCCTGCCACGCTCGGCGATTCGTCCAAGCTCAATGTGGGCGACACCGCCATCGCCATCGGTTCACCGCTGGGACTCACCGGCACCGTGACGGACGGCATCGTCTCAACCCTCAACCGGACCATCAGCGTCGCCTCGTCAGCGGCACCCGAAGGCGGGGACAACAGCCAGGGCGGGGACGAAGGCTTCCAGTTCGCGCCTCCCGGCGGCGGCCAGAGCCAGCAGAATTCGAGCCAGGGATCCATCGCCATCAACGTGATCCAGACTGACGCGGCCATCAACCCCGGCAACTCCGGCGGCGCACTGGTCAACAGCAAGGGCGAGATCATCGGCGTGAACGTTGCCATCGCCTCCGCCGGCTCGGGCACCTCATCGTCTTCCAGCGGCAACATCGGTGTGGGCTTCAGCATCCCGATCAACAACGCCAAGCGCGTGGCCCAGGAGATCATCGACAACGGCAAGGCATCCCACGGACAGCTTGGTGTCAGCGTCAAGGCAAAGACGACCTCGGGAGCATCCTCCGAGTTCTCGGTCGGCGCAGACGTAGCCACCGTCGAAGCCAATTCGCCCGCAGCCAACGCGGGGATCAAGGTGGGTGACGTCATCACCAAGTTCAACGACCTCACCATCGGCGAGCCCAACCAGCTGACGGCAGCTGTCCGTGAACAGCCGGCAGGGTCTTCGGTGAAGATCACGGTTCTGCGCAGCGGCAAGGAACAGACGTTCGACGTCAAACTTGGCACCGCAGCCAGCTAG
- a CDS encoding PspA/IM30 family protein, whose protein sequence is MVKQSIFGRIAQLAKANINSLLDNAEDPQKMLDQMVRDYTNNIAEAESAVAQTIGNLRMLEDDYNEDVRNARDWGNKALAASRKADEFRSNGDVTDAEKFDNLAKVALQRQMAAESEAKGAEPSIASQREVVDKLKNGLDQMKGKLNQLTSKRNELVARSKTAAAQSQVHDAIKSIDIMDPTSEVGRFEEKIRREEAKVRGQQELAASSLDAQFNQLEDLGEQVEIEARLAALKSGGKSTQAIGSGNSADSASTVDEADFDKL, encoded by the coding sequence ATGGTTAAGCAGTCCATTTTCGGCCGCATCGCTCAGCTGGCGAAGGCAAACATCAACTCCTTGCTGGACAACGCTGAGGATCCGCAGAAGATGCTGGACCAGATGGTCCGGGACTACACCAACAACATCGCCGAGGCTGAATCAGCCGTGGCACAGACCATCGGCAACCTCCGCATGCTCGAAGACGACTACAACGAGGATGTCCGCAATGCCCGCGACTGGGGCAACAAGGCCCTGGCAGCCTCCCGCAAGGCCGACGAATTCCGCAGCAACGGCGATGTGACGGACGCCGAGAAGTTCGACAACCTGGCCAAGGTGGCCCTGCAGCGCCAGATGGCTGCCGAGAGCGAGGCCAAGGGAGCAGAACCCAGCATCGCATCGCAGCGCGAAGTAGTGGACAAGCTCAAGAACGGCCTCGATCAGATGAAGGGCAAGCTCAACCAGCTCACCAGCAAGCGCAACGAACTGGTGGCACGGTCCAAGACCGCAGCCGCACAGTCGCAGGTCCACGACGCCATCAAGAGCATCGACATCATGGATCCCACCAGCGAGGTGGGACGCTTCGAAGAGAAGATCCGCCGCGAAGAGGCGAAGGTCCGCGGCCAGCAGGAACTGGCCGCATCGAGCCTCGATGCGCAGTTCAACCAGCTGGAAGACCTTGGTGAGCAAGTGGAGATCGAGGCACGCCTGGCCGCACTGAAGTCCGGCGGTAAGAGCACCCAGGCCATCGGTTCGGGCAATTCTGCCGATTCCGCATCTACCGTGGATGAGGCGGATTTCGACAAGCTCTGA
- a CDS encoding cytochrome b/b6 domain-containing protein — protein MSTPTKKPGTATGKRSRLYWGVPAVLVALVVVVLAARWLVGLPAVASFVADYPGHSELPDSAPEGFPAWLAWQHFLNAFFLLLIIRTGWQVRTTTRPSAHWTRNNKGLIRTKGAPTKISLELWFHLILDALWILNGLVFAVLLFATGQWMRIVPTSWDVFPNALSAALQYASLNWPTENGWVNYNALQLLTYFITVFIAAPLAFITGLRMSGAWPKKAAGLNKAYPIEWARAVHFPVMIYFVAFVVVHVFLVFATGALRNLNHMYGVRDDDGWFGFWVFAASVAVMVGAWFLARPLFLRPIASLMGKVSR, from the coding sequence ATGTCCACACCCACGAAGAAGCCCGGCACCGCCACGGGTAAGCGGTCCCGACTCTACTGGGGCGTCCCGGCCGTCCTTGTGGCGCTGGTTGTGGTGGTCCTGGCAGCCCGGTGGCTTGTGGGCCTTCCCGCGGTGGCTTCCTTCGTGGCTGACTACCCGGGCCATTCGGAGCTGCCGGACTCGGCACCGGAAGGCTTCCCCGCCTGGCTGGCGTGGCAGCACTTCCTCAACGCCTTCTTCCTGCTGCTGATTATCCGTACGGGCTGGCAGGTGCGGACCACCACCCGTCCCAGCGCCCACTGGACCCGCAACAACAAGGGCCTGATCCGGACCAAGGGCGCGCCAACGAAGATCAGCCTTGAGCTGTGGTTCCACCTCATTCTGGACGCCCTGTGGATCCTCAACGGCCTGGTGTTTGCTGTTCTCCTGTTTGCCACGGGCCAGTGGATGCGGATTGTCCCCACCAGCTGGGATGTCTTCCCCAATGCCCTTTCGGCCGCCCTCCAGTACGCCTCGCTGAACTGGCCCACCGAGAACGGCTGGGTCAACTACAACGCGCTCCAGCTGCTCACTTACTTCATAACCGTATTCATTGCCGCACCTCTGGCGTTCATCACCGGGCTGCGCATGTCCGGTGCGTGGCCCAAGAAGGCCGCCGGCCTGAACAAGGCATACCCCATTGAGTGGGCCCGGGCAGTGCACTTCCCGGTGATGATCTACTTCGTCGCCTTCGTGGTGGTGCACGTGTTCCTGGTCTTCGCCACGGGTGCGCTCCGGAACCTCAACCACATGTACGGTGTGCGTGACGACGACGGCTGGTTCGGTTTCTGGGTCTTCGCTGCTTCCGTGGCCGTCATGGTCGGCGCCTGGTTCCTCGCCCGACCGCTTTTCCTGCGTCCCATCGCGTCACTGATGGGCAAGGTCAGCCGCTGA
- a CDS encoding cryptochrome/photolyase family protein yields MASTDLTSLVWLRDDLRLDDNPALSEAAHLGAPMTVVYVLDEESPGVRPLGGASRWWLHHSLAALAAVLEAKGSRLVLRRGKAADVISSLAAQTHAGHLFWNRRYGGPERDIDAGLKEWAAGNGIEASSFQANLLFEPWTIKTGAGGPYKVYSPFWRACLAAGDIRDPLDIPKDLPEPAASGRGLPASDSLGSWKLLPTSPDWSGGLAETWVPGEKGAVDRLTDFLDGPIEDYGTGRNIPGTEGTSRLSPYLRFGEVSPFRVWREIRRRHPRQVPADVGIFRSELGWREFNWHLLYHNPELATRSFRPDFEKFEWASLSRKELAAWQQGRTGYPLVDAGMRQLWQTGWMHNRVRMAAASFLVKNLLTDWRVGEQWFWDTLVDADAANNPANWQWVAGSGADASPYYRIFNPVTQSKKFDAGGDYLRRFIPEIAGLEGKAIHEPWTAEPDGYPQPLVELPESRERALDAYQKLKDS; encoded by the coding sequence ATGGCTTCCACAGATCTGACGTCACTCGTATGGCTGCGCGACGACCTTCGCCTTGACGACAACCCTGCGCTGTCCGAAGCTGCGCACCTCGGTGCACCGATGACGGTGGTCTATGTCCTGGACGAAGAGTCGCCCGGCGTACGGCCGCTCGGAGGGGCCAGCCGTTGGTGGCTTCACCACTCGCTGGCGGCACTGGCCGCCGTTCTGGAAGCCAAGGGTTCGCGGCTGGTGCTGCGCCGCGGCAAGGCCGCCGATGTCATCAGTTCATTGGCTGCGCAGACGCATGCGGGCCACCTGTTCTGGAACCGCCGCTACGGCGGGCCGGAACGCGATATCGACGCCGGCCTGAAGGAATGGGCCGCAGGGAACGGCATCGAAGCCTCCAGTTTCCAGGCCAACCTGCTCTTCGAGCCCTGGACCATCAAAACCGGCGCCGGCGGCCCCTACAAGGTCTACTCACCATTTTGGCGTGCCTGCCTGGCAGCCGGCGACATCCGGGATCCCCTGGATATTCCGAAGGACCTTCCCGAACCTGCCGCATCCGGCCGCGGCCTCCCTGCCAGCGACTCCCTGGGCAGTTGGAAGCTGCTGCCCACCTCGCCGGACTGGAGTGGAGGACTGGCCGAAACGTGGGTGCCCGGCGAAAAGGGCGCCGTGGACCGCCTTACTGACTTCCTGGACGGTCCCATCGAGGACTACGGGACCGGACGGAACATCCCCGGCACTGAAGGGACCAGCAGGTTGTCGCCATACCTCCGGTTCGGCGAAGTCAGTCCGTTCCGGGTGTGGCGCGAGATCCGCCGCCGCCATCCGCGGCAGGTTCCTGCCGACGTCGGCATCTTCCGTTCCGAACTCGGCTGGCGCGAATTCAACTGGCACCTGCTCTACCACAATCCGGAACTGGCCACCCGCAGCTTCCGGCCGGACTTTGAGAAGTTCGAATGGGCGTCCCTGAGCCGGAAGGAACTGGCCGCGTGGCAGCAGGGCCGGACCGGCTATCCGCTGGTTGACGCCGGCATGCGGCAGCTCTGGCAGACCGGCTGGATGCACAACCGCGTCCGAATGGCAGCGGCATCCTTCCTGGTCAAGAACCTCCTGACCGACTGGCGGGTGGGCGAACAATGGTTCTGGGACACGCTGGTGGATGCCGACGCGGCGAACAATCCCGCCAACTGGCAATGGGTGGCCGGCTCCGGCGCGGACGCCTCCCCCTACTACCGCATCTTCAACCCGGTGACGCAAAGCAAGAAGTTCGACGCCGGCGGCGACTACCTGCGCCGGTTCATCCCGGAGATCGCCGGCCTTGAGGGCAAAGCGATCCACGAACCCTGGACGGCGGAACCGGACGGCTACCCCCAGCCCCTGGTGGAGCTTCCAGAGTCGCGGGAGCGGGCCCTGGACGCCTACCAGAAGCTCAAGGACTCCTGA